GAAAATCTAGGGAAATGGAAAGAGTTATAGTGACCATCTACTGAATACTGTAATGATACaattatgctcaaacatttattcATTGGCGTTAACCAACAtagcatttattttaaacaaaactccTACATCTAAGTGTCTGGAAAAAATTTGATCACACAGTTAATAAATTTGTAAACAGTTGGAAGGGTAAATAATAGTAACTattcattttgatttgttttgatttcaggGCTGGCTATTCCCCAGGGGCTGGCTATTCCCCAGGGGCTGGCTATTCCCCAGGGTCTGGCTATTCCCCAGGGGCTGGCTAATCCCCAGGGGCTGGCTATTCCCCGGGGGCTGGCTGTTCCCCAGGGGCTGGCTGTTCCCCAGGGGCTGGCTATTCCCCAGGGGCTGGCTATTCCCCAGGGGCTGGCTATTCCACAGGGGCTTGCTATTCCCCAGGGGGCTGGCTATTCCCCAGGGGCTGGCTATTCCCCAGGGGCTGGCTATTCCCCAGGGTACGTACATTGTCAGAGCAGACCAAGGGTAAAGTGATCGGATAGTGTGATAGTggatagtgtgaaaaggccatTATTAAACCCCAGGGAATAGAGTactgtgaaaagggcttttaaCAGTTGGTTGACTTACTTTTCCGTCTATGATGGCAGATAAACTGAGATAGTCAAAGATTTCTGTACAGTATCTCCAGACGGTGATGGAGCCATATTTCCTTAAACACTCATCGTAAAAACCATAGACTTGCGTGATCTGACGGCTCTCATGATTCCCTCTGATCAGTGTGATTCGATCTGGGTACCGTACCTGTTAGTTACAAGAGAAGACAAAGGATTTGATTAAGTCTACTTTGGCCAtgttgataataataaagaGTTGAAGCAAATGTAGCTAATGATCTGGTTTTACTGGGGGAAAGAACTTGACTACACTGTTCAAATTTTTACTTCTGAATATCTTTCAACTAAATCATTAATGCCAAGATACAATAGTTAAAACTAAAGTGTCTAGGCTTGATTGCAAGGGCCAAGTTCGCGCAAGGACTATTGTTTACTATATAGTTCAATTACGTTAGCCCAAACTCTGTATAGTTAATGGTATTTGGACCACGTTAGTCATAGCAGCGTGTGGGGCACTTTTAATTGTGAGTGTGACCACCCTATAATGCGATCTTTCGCCGACCTCTATGTGCTGGTGGATGCCTAAAAATCACACAAGCCGACCTCTATGTGCTGGTGGATGCCTAAAAATCACACAAACCGCCAGGCCTCTGCTTAAATTATGACCTAGGTATTAGGAAAAGGTTTATTTTCTAACAACTAAAAATGGTGATAACCtaaaagagaaacacaaaagAGAACCAAATAATCTCACCTTTAACGCTAATAGAAGAAGAAACGTTTCAACACTGTAAAAACCTCTATCCACAAAGTCACCCATAAACAAGTAGTTGGTGTCAGGAACATCACCCCCAACCTTAACACGGGAAAGAAAAGTACACCTTCGCTTAGCACAGGAAAATAGCACTAAGCAGAAACACATGTCAATGTGacggtaaaaacaaattaaatgactCATACCCTTAATTATTTCGCTAACCCAAAGTTTTTTTATAGCAAAATTTGTACACTTCAAGGTATTGTATACTACAAAATCGGATAGCAGTTTTTTCAATCATTACCTTAAATAATTCTTTTAAGTCGTAGAATTGACCATGGATGTCTCCACATACTGTTACTGGTGAGTCCACCCTCTGGACATTACTCTCTTCAATTAAAATCTCCCTGTGGTAAAAGAACAGCAAATAATCACACCAAGTTGTATCAAAGATTATGGTTTGAGCACTTCCTATCAAATATGCTATAATTTAGGCATGTGGGTAATTCCATGGTCAGTCACATTTCTTGATCTCGGTGCTAGTAGTTCTGCGTTAGATAttctttccactaagtttatagactgatttgtacttgacacccgaGGCTTTGAATTGTTGATTttagaaatgttgtgggctttgtgctCTGGATGCTATAACTTTGTAAAaagcggtcagtcgcattacaccaAAAAAGTGTGAAAAAAAGTCTTTTTGCGTTTTCACAAAGTAGCACTCGCCTATACTACAACATAGCATTTTGTGCTACTTTATAAAACTAGGTCAGCGCGCACGCGCTTACACAAGTTGCGTGTTACTTCATAAAAACGTTTTACCTCACTTTGACTTGAGTGCTGCCGTGCATTACAATGGTAAAACAGAGGTTGGGTGCtactttgtgaaaacaaaaaatgccacggggcaaacatttaaaacactCATTAGCttaatttaaaaagtaaagctgTCTGAGCTTTGAAACTTCATGAAATTGTAGGTCTTTATGCATTATCAacacaaatgtaaaaaaataaaaatgaaaaaaaaatccttaagcATGTAGCGTGCTACTTCATGAAAACGCTGACGATGTAACACACAACTCTTATACAtgagtatccaacaggatacttataaacGGTCAGCAACTTAAACTTTTAGGTATACATGGCAAAACCAAGGTCAGTCGCATTACGGCCAGTCACATTACAGTTGAACAGAAGGAACAGAGCTTgtgttcggtgctcttatccactcagccacgacaccccacatgggcccaattcatagcgctgcttagcggccgattttgtgcttactttgcaatttctatttcatagcgctgctaaccgtaagcacacgtaaaggcatgctaaccttccggtgcttacctcacgaaaataaatgacgtcacaatgcaaatccacggtaaacatgCAATATGgctgcccaatttttctgctaaccagtaaaaacgctaaggcttaagcagtTTTTTCGGcaacagtaagcacgcaaatttgcttaccgttaagcagcgctataaaattgggccctggatttTAAACTCACCTTGCTTTTGCACACAGTGCTTTGACTTCACTTTCTTTGATTATTTCACATTTTCTGAGCTGTTCTATTTgcctgaaaagaaaaagagtggAACTGTTTAATCATTGAAACttgattaaataataaaaataataaaaactaataataatttgggaggcttaTCATCCTTCTGTAGCTGAGAAGCTTAATTgagaaggacgcggctacaacatgtTCGAGCTGCAGGCATTTGGCAGCCTACCACATCAACCCATGACCACAAAAACATTCAGAAATCAAAAGTTCTTGATTGTTCtggagggaggaaaaccagagGGCCCCGAGAAAAACCGGCAGGCGAGCCGAGCAAGCCGTGTTAGCACGGCCAGTTGGGCTGAAATCACAGGCAAAATATTGATGCCTGGCTTGGATGAAGCTGTGTTGTCTAAGAATTTCAGTAAAAAATAACTGAACTTTATTCTTGTGGTTGGTTTGTGGACAAGTTTGGCAGAGTATCCGCACGGTCGATCAAAAAAAAGCTTTTACTAAAGCTATTAAAATAGTAAATTTGACAAGACAAGATATTTGCTACTTTTAATTTGGCCACGATTGAGATCGGTGCATTGGATAGAACCATTGTTACCCTCACTATGGCCTTAGCCGAGTATCGAACCAGGGCTACATTGGGGACAGGCAAGCCATTTACACACAAGCCACCTATAGTTTGTTTGAGCCATATCCCAAATTGGTGGCTGTACTTCGCTGACTCTGTAAAGTATCAGGACTGATTTATTGAAAATAGGAACTTTGATTGAATAAGAAGGGCCGACAGGCATTTAGGCTTCGACATGCTAAACAATATTGGATACAAAAttaagatgaaaaaaaaactctaccATAATAAGtttaggcctggaatttcatctccgagagggcaaggccattttcattttgcaaaaaggcacttccattgaaaaatctgaaagtcaatgggaaacttttgaaagggcaccaatgccaagaccagggcaacggaggccatgggccctggaatttcatctccaagagggcaaggccattttcattttgcaaaaggcacttccattgaaaaatctgaaagtcaatgggaaacttttgaaagggcaccaatgccaagaccagggcattGGAGGCCATGGGCCCCCATGACCTTTGTGAATATCTAGGCCTCTAAGTTACAGGAATGTAATAAAATAAGCAACTAAAAACCTTTTGGCTTCTTAGTACTTACCTATCTAGATCACTACAGTCCCCCATATTTACAGCAGCTTTAAAGACAGAGAAAGAAATTGGTATTGAGATATTATGAAAATAATTAGACATTGgcactaaaggcagtggacactattggtaattactcaaaataattataagcataaaaccttacttggtaacaagtaatggggagaggaagatagtataaaacattgtgagaaacggctccctctgaagtgacggaGTTTTtacgaaagaagtaatttttcacgaatttgattttgagacctcagcatAAGactttgagatctcgaaatcaagcatctgaaagcacacaacttagtgtgacaagggtaataatttatttatccCGCAACTGTTCAACTTatctgtttattttatgcatatgttgagatggtctttgacaattaatttaTATTTCAGCTTCTATTTTATTGCTTTAAGACCACAAATAAATgccagtttaaagacactggacactaacactatggtaattgtcaaagactagtcttcacagttggtgtatctcaacatatgcataaaataacaggggCACACGTTAGGGGCACACATCCAAAATCCTGAGTAATGGGCTCGACAGAAAAATTTCCGTATcctatcctgccaccactttttcacttattttttgacaaaaaggaAAATCTCATGAGTAAATTAGATTCTCATTAATTTcacatcgaatgaaaaagtggtgacaggATACCCAAAAGTTTTCTGGCCCAactattaaaaaagaaagttagACAGTTTCCCCAAAATAATTGCTATAAATATGATATGTCTGTCAAATAAATTATACGTGGCATGAATGGAGCTATCATACTATAAGTACTGTGTAAGGAGCAGGCCTGTAAAACTGTAAGtaagcttcgtttttgaaagggcaagggcaccaaggtattttctccttggtaaagggcaccctaataATTAATATGAGGAAATAGTAAAGTTCCACTTTACAAATCAATGACCACGACTGAGGAAAGACCAGGGGGCATAGATgcatcaccttcgttgcctccgtgatgTACCAGTATTAAGCACTCACACATGTATgtcctgcgaatgcgattgaGATATGAATGTTGACGATACACATTCGCAGTTCAACTCAGCTCAATTAACtggcgaatatcgctgcgaaaggagggttgtgatgtcaaattcacgtcacATTCGCTTTGTTTTcgtatttgcaggaagtatgaaccgggccttACGGGAAATGCTGAATCCACTACAACCAACAATGTAATGTAAATGTAAAGAATGTCAGTCAGCAGTGTGACTAGCACACTATGTAATGTGTAACCCTCCGACCTGGACAGTAATAACTAAATTAGACATGATGACTTCTGCTGCAGTGCAGTGCTGGTGCAACTTTTTCAGTTTTTTCACTCAACATGAAAAACACAACCAACATTCCCAACAAATTATTATCAACTGGGTAATTAATTAAGGAACTATATTTTGGTTGTAATGAATGAATTAGTGGTGGTTGGGTCTTCTCTCAACATCTGTTGACATGCacactgttttatttattgttatttagaCTTAGAGTGTAGTTTTGTGGTGCACTAAAAAGACCGCACTAAATTTGCATAGCATTGTCACTTTACGTGCGATTGGATAACGTGCGTTAACACGCATGAATTGTGTCGGAACGTTTTACGACAGCGTCGTGGCCAAACATTCACgcaaattatttcatttttcatGATGGTCAACAAAAAGAGGCACACCAGAGAGAATAGAGAGAGTTTCGCTAAACTATTTATAATTCTCAAGTTTGAAATAAATGAGTACATGGGTAgaaacaaatcatttaaaaattgtaaaaatttaaCTTACATCTTTTCAGGATGGTCTCGGTGTGTAAAATATAACGTAAAAACAAATGGTGGCGCCCTTTCATTTTATGACgcattttttcttgttttcgcACATGCAACATTTTTGCATTTTATACCGAGTAGATTGTGATAAGTTAGTTTGAAGAAATGTTTATGAAATAAAGAAGTGagtttatgccaataattattaaaagttGAACAAACTACTAATTTGAAGTAAAAAAAGCCTACTAGCTAAAATGGGTCACAAAAAAGGTGCTCACCTTCGTGTGAAAACTAAGCACAATCTACACGGGATAAAAACAACACCAACATAAAATAGCCGTCGTGGCTCTATGCGCTGACGACGAGGGGAGGGGCGGGGTGAGGGggaggggcggggggggggacaaaataagaaagaaattctttgaaaatattgttttattgttttactttaagGGAGAGGGAAAAGTTATGAGACCAGAAGTAGGGGCAGATGGTTTATTAAAGGTACGTGGGGCAACTAAACCAAACTGACAGCCTAAATAATTATAGATTTGCTGtccccgaccccccccccccaaaaaaaagtatTATACATAAGCACAAATTAGTCTTCCATGAATTAATTAACTAAAaagttactaaaaaaatattaatgaaacaagaaaacaaaaaattaacaaaataaatgaaaataaatgaaaataaaacaactaaatcttcaacaaaaataaataaatccagaaagaaataaatcaaattattaacaaactaaatcataataaaataaacaaattaccgGTAATCAACCaatcagttaaaaaaaacttgaataaaacaaaagattagaataagtttcaaaataatagagaaaaaaaagaaaaaagaaaaaaaaggaaattaacTGACAAGAAAATGCTTTGCACCAACTCTTCGCTTTAATCAAAGTACTTGTTGACAACAAtatgcaacaacaaaataacaaatgctTGTATTTTAAGGGCAGGAAATTCATAAATAAAagtacaatgtttttaaaactactGTGGAACggataaaaatgcaataattggaataaatttaaattttctgaCAGAAATAAAATGTGGGTTGCGGAATAGAAAAGGATTTCAATGTTGCATTATGGATAAAGACACTTCTGAACTTTCATATTGTTTGAACCTGTTTGCttttatcttaaaggaacattacacaattgttttttgttaaaaaaacagttgctgTCAGTGTAAGCGATTTATGTAACCCACCATATACAtacactgacaaacctgtagaagtttgagattgatcggccatcagggtcacaaaaaaaatagttaaaaaccgattacactttttgcatgacatcgattcaaaaataaaatgaaaataaaatgctcactgagctaTAAACTCCAACAAGGAattaagtttaatttatttctcatcaaatatgacatttcagacagaaatatttcaagggatgttttctactatcatcatcattagactgtgtaagttttatgtattATCTTGTTTGCTTACCAATTCCGTAATGTTCCTATGAATAAAAATGCTTAGAAACTGCAGAATTGTGACTTATGGGATGTATTTTTGAGAAGTTTAAAAAGTGCGGGTATGTTTTGCAGGCTTTGGAAGACAAGTAAAACTAATAGTttaaaaaatctacaaaataTTGGAAAATAATCTCATAACAAGttcttgaagatgatgatatgCTTCTGAAACAGGAATACTTTAAAAGTAGCTAATGCTCCAAATGGGTTGGAATGATGATGCTGACCAATGCTCGCATTTTCCAACAataccttttcgcaaatacccattgcgcaagcgccgactgttaaaagcagtggacactattggtaattgtcaaagactagccttcacagttggtgtatctcaacatatgcataaaataacaaacctgtgaaaatttgagctcaatcggtcatcgaaattgcg
Above is a genomic segment from Asterias amurensis chromosome 6, ASM3211899v1 containing:
- the LOC139938189 gene encoding LOW QUALITY PROTEIN: serine/threonine-protein phosphatase 4 catalytic subunit-like (The sequence of the model RefSeq protein was modified relative to this genomic sequence to represent the inferred CDS: inserted 1 base in 1 codon), which codes for MQKCCMCENKXKMRHKMKGRHHLFLRYILHTETILKRSAVNMGDCSDLDRQIEQLRKCEIIKESEVKALCAKAREILIEESNVQRVDSPVTVCGDIHGQFYDLKELFKVGGDVPDTNYLFMGDFVDRGFYSVETFLLLLALKVRYPDRITLIRGNHESRQITQVYGFYDECLRKYGSITVWRYCTEIFDYLSLSAIIDGKIFCVHGGLSPSINTLDQIRVIDRKQEVPHDGPMCDLLWSDPEDTQGWGVSPRGAGYLFGSDVVQQFNTVNNIDMICRAHQLVIEGYKWHFNETVLTVWSAPNYCYRCGNVAAILELDEHLQRDFTIFEAAPQEVRGMPAKKPVPDYFL